The proteins below come from a single Acidovorax sp. NCPPB 4044 genomic window:
- a CDS encoding carbonic anhydrase encodes MDLSTRLLLQNRAWADEMTSRDPAFFENLVGGQQPRAFWIGCADSRVPAERITNALPGELFVHRSVANLVRPNDSNIMSALQYAIDVLRVPAVIVCGHEACGGVRAALLQSRERVGEPEDGDYLGQHIRPLRALYRRRVQEIEAGERLPEEDEDLNARVDRFVALNVAEQVNTLAATATVRQAWDRGQPLALLGWVYALRDGRLRQVISLDAESREWAQAA; translated from the coding sequence ATGGACCTGAGCACCCGTCTTCTGCTCCAGAACCGCGCCTGGGCCGACGAGATGACGTCGCGCGACCCGGCATTCTTCGAGAACCTCGTGGGCGGCCAGCAGCCCCGCGCCTTCTGGATCGGCTGTGCCGACAGCCGCGTGCCGGCCGAGCGCATCACCAACGCCCTGCCCGGCGAACTGTTCGTGCACCGCAGCGTCGCCAACCTCGTGCGGCCCAACGACAGCAACATCATGAGCGCGTTGCAGTACGCCATCGACGTGCTGCGCGTGCCGGCCGTGATCGTCTGCGGCCATGAGGCCTGCGGCGGCGTGCGGGCGGCGCTGCTGCAGTCGCGCGAGCGCGTGGGCGAGCCGGAAGACGGCGACTACCTGGGGCAGCACATCCGCCCGTTGCGCGCGCTCTACCGCCGGCGGGTGCAGGAGATCGAGGCCGGCGAGCGCCTGCCCGAAGAAGACGAAGACCTGAACGCGCGCGTGGACCGCTTCGTGGCGCTCAACGTGGCCGAGCAGGTGAACACGCTGGCCGCCACGGCCACCGTGCGCCAGGCCTGGGACCGTGGCCAGCCGTTGGCGCTGCTGGGCTGGGTGTATGCGCTGCGCGACGGGCGCCTGCGGCAGGTGATCTCGCTCGACGCGGAGAGCCGTGAATGGGCCCAAGCGGCCTGA
- a CDS encoding SulP family inorganic anion transporter, with protein sequence MTTLPADNTPHRTDASPATANASAPQRPARAGLFSHLRQDLPASLVVFLVALPLCLGIALASGAPLMAGLVSGIVGGLVVGALSGSHLSVSGPAAGLVVIVVTSIATLGGYEAFLVAVVMAGALQWLFGRLGAGNIGACFPTPVIKGMLAAIGLLLIIKQLPVAFGFQSTEHALRFLPSAADGFDAVRHLSGAVTVSAAVTAAGALAILFAWDTAFVKRLPVVGRLPGPLVAVLWGVAYHAAALATEPSAALADEQRVALPQVDSLAGLWSQFATPDWSALANPQVYTVAVTLAFVASLETLLSLEATDRLDPLKRVAPPNRELRAQGVGNMVAGLLGGLPITAVIVRSSANVQAGARTRLSAILHGLLLLASLLFLAEFLEWIPLAALAAVLLHTGYKLAKPSLVMDTWRQGWGVFIPFAVTVAAILATDLLIGILIGLASSMLFVIESNTRGALSMVSEGSVHLLRLNKDVSFFSRATLRGYLARVQEGDALVIDGSDCRFLDRDIRETLEDFIAHAEERGIHVERRSMPGAAPDAGLSGAVGMSGLVALLRPRPRAAATAAR encoded by the coding sequence ATGACGACACTCCCCGCAGACAACACCCCGCACCGCACCGATGCCTCCCCGGCGACGGCCAATGCCTCCGCCCCGCAGCGCCCCGCGCGCGCCGGGCTTTTCAGCCACCTGCGGCAGGACCTGCCGGCCAGCCTGGTGGTGTTCCTCGTCGCGCTGCCGCTGTGCCTGGGCATCGCCCTCGCGAGCGGCGCGCCGCTCATGGCCGGCCTCGTGTCGGGCATCGTGGGCGGCCTGGTGGTGGGCGCGCTCTCGGGCTCGCACCTGAGCGTGAGCGGCCCGGCCGCCGGCCTCGTGGTGATCGTGGTCACGTCCATCGCCACGCTGGGCGGCTACGAGGCCTTCCTGGTGGCCGTGGTGATGGCCGGCGCGCTGCAGTGGCTGTTCGGCCGCCTGGGCGCGGGCAACATCGGCGCCTGTTTTCCCACGCCGGTCATCAAGGGCATGCTGGCGGCCATCGGCCTGCTGCTGATCATCAAGCAGCTGCCCGTGGCGTTCGGCTTCCAGTCCACCGAGCACGCGCTGCGCTTTCTGCCCTCGGCGGCGGACGGTTTCGACGCCGTGCGCCACCTCTCGGGCGCGGTCACCGTGAGCGCCGCCGTGACGGCGGCCGGCGCGCTGGCGATCCTCTTCGCGTGGGACACGGCCTTCGTCAAGCGCCTGCCGGTCGTCGGCCGGCTGCCCGGGCCGCTGGTCGCCGTGCTCTGGGGCGTGGCCTACCATGCCGCCGCGCTGGCCACCGAGCCCTCGGCCGCGCTGGCCGACGAGCAGCGCGTGGCCCTGCCGCAGGTCGACAGCCTGGCCGGCCTGTGGTCGCAGTTCGCCACGCCCGACTGGTCGGCACTCGCCAACCCGCAGGTCTACACCGTCGCCGTGACGCTCGCCTTCGTCGCCAGCCTGGAGACGCTGCTGAGCCTGGAGGCCACCGACCGGCTCGACCCGCTCAAGCGCGTGGCCCCGCCCAACCGCGAACTGCGCGCGCAGGGCGTGGGCAACATGGTGGCCGGCCTGCTGGGCGGGCTGCCGATCACGGCGGTGATCGTGCGCAGCTCGGCCAACGTGCAGGCCGGCGCGCGCACCCGCCTCTCGGCCATCCTGCACGGCCTGCTGCTGCTCGCCAGCCTGCTGTTCCTCGCGGAGTTCCTGGAGTGGATCCCGCTCGCCGCGCTGGCCGCCGTGCTGCTGCACACGGGCTACAAGCTCGCCAAGCCGTCGCTGGTGATGGACACCTGGCGGCAGGGCTGGGGCGTGTTCATTCCGTTCGCGGTGACCGTGGCGGCGATCCTGGCCACCGACCTGCTCATCGGCATCCTGATCGGGCTGGCCAGCAGCATGCTGTTCGTGATCGAATCGAACACGCGCGGCGCGCTCTCGATGGTGTCGGAGGGTTCGGTGCACCTGCTGCGGCTGAACAAGGACGTGTCCTTCTTCAGCCGGGCCACGCTGCGCGGCTACCTGGCGCGCGTGCAGGAGGGCGATGCGCTGGTGATCGACGGCAGCGACTGCCGCTTCCTGGACCGCGACATCCGCGAGACGCTGGAGGACTTCATCGCCCATGCCGAGGAACGCGGCATCCATGTGGAGCGCCGCTCGATGCCAGGGGCCGCGCCGGATGCCGGGCTCTCCGGCGCGGTGGGCATGTCGGGCCTCGTCGCCCTGCTGCGCCCCCGCCCGCGCGCCGCGGCCACCGCCGCCCGCTGA
- a CDS encoding acyl-CoA thioesterase — protein MTPLPAHQLSMTVLMSPDMANFSGNVHGGAILKLLDQVAYSCAARYSGSYVVTLSVDQVTFLQPIHVGELVTFLASVNHTGTSSMEVGIKVVAEEIRTQIVRHVNSCFFSMVAVDEARKPTPVPTLSPSTPDERRRWEAALLRKSLRKEQAARFAQIQRDAALVHG, from the coding sequence ATGACGCCCCTACCCGCACACCAGCTCAGCATGACGGTGCTCATGTCCCCGGACATGGCGAACTTCTCCGGCAACGTGCACGGCGGCGCGATCCTCAAGCTGCTCGACCAGGTGGCGTATTCGTGCGCCGCCCGCTATTCGGGCAGCTACGTGGTCACGCTCAGCGTGGACCAGGTCACCTTCCTGCAGCCCATCCACGTGGGCGAACTGGTCACCTTCCTGGCCAGCGTGAACCACACCGGCACTTCGTCGATGGAAGTCGGCATCAAGGTGGTGGCCGAGGAGATCCGCACGCAGATCGTGCGCCACGTGAACAGCTGCTTCTTCTCCATGGTGGCGGTGGACGAGGCCCGCAAGCCCACGCCCGTGCCGACGCTGTCTCCCTCCACGCCCGACGAGCGCCGCCGTTGGGAGGCCGCGCTGCTGCGCAAGAGCCTGCGCAAGGAGCAGGCCGCGCGCTTCGCGCAGATCCAGCGCGATGCGGCGCTGGTGCACGGCTGA